CCATGCAGGAAAATGCAGCTTAGCAGTGTGGTGTAGGGGTGAAATCGAGGTCTCGGCAACGTCGACTGAATGGTCACTTCCTGCACGCCAAACGGGGTCTTCACCATTCGCTGTTCCGACGTCACCAGTTCTGCGTCCGGCTGGCTGACTCGCGCAGGAATCATGCCGTAGTCGTTAACCAGGCCATCGGTGTCATTCATCTGCAGCAGAAACGCCAGCACACACGCGCCAATCAGCGTCAGGTTGACGACGGGTGTCGTACGGGACTGAATGTCATCTTTCAGAGGAAACACGGATGCAGAAACCTTGTCGAACGTGAAATGACGCAGCGCATGAAAAAAGCTGCTTTCGCACAGAACATGCAAAAGCAGCTTAAGTTACCCCACAGGGACTTGAACCCCAACTTACAGAACCAGAATCTGCCGTGCTACCAATTACACCATGGGGTAGTGTTTTCCGACGAACGTTTCATCGGCGAGCAGCGTTGTAGCAATGGATGCGAATTGTGTAAAGCAAAAAAGTACCCCCAGTTTACCCGATCGGACACCTTTCCTGGCAACAGGTTCGGTCACTGCCAGCCATTTGGCCGGTTCTGCAATTCGACCATGATTGTCCGCTGCTGGATTCGCGACAGAAGCTCTCACCCCTTACAATACGATTGTAAATCGCCCGAACGTCCTGGTTGATAGCCCCTTACTTCTAGATTGCCGCGGAGTGATTCATGTCAGACGAACCTGAATTAGACAGCAGCGACGACAGTGGATTCCACAGCCCGCAGTACGCCCTGACCGAAGACGGCCTGCTGAAAGTCTACAGCGTGGGCCCCACCACGGTGCTCGGTTTTGATGGACAGGACGTCCCGTCAGAATTCAACGCCGCTCATTACCGAGCCGCCATTTCTGACTTACTGGTCGCCAACGACTCCAGCATCGTCGCATTCGACCTCAGC
This DNA window, taken from Fuerstiella marisgermanici, encodes the following:
- a CDS encoding STAS domain-containing protein, which encodes MSDEPELDSSDDSGFHSPQYALTEDGLLKVYSVGPTTVLGFDGQDVPSEFNAAHYRAAISDLLVANDSSIVAFDLSGVKLVPSGMLGLLVSLKQLDKLTPTVQIFNPSDDVKEVLQITKLNTLIEVHELEA